The following is a genomic window from Arthrobacter sp. NicSoilB4.
ACATACGAGGGCAAGAAGCCCTTCCCCGTGCCCCGCGCCCTGTCCACTACTGAGCTTCCGGGCATCGTCCAGGAGTTCGTCACGGCGTCCCTCAACGCGATCGGCGCAGGGTTCGACGGCGTCGAGCTGCACTCCGCCAACGGCTATTTGCTGCACGAATTCCTGGCTCCGTCCTCCAACCAGCGCGACGACGTCTACGGCGGCTCGCCCGCGAACCGGGCACGCTTCGTCATTGAGGTAGCACGGGCCGTGGCAGACGCCGTCGGCGCGGACCGGGTCGGCATCAGGATCTCGCCGGAACACAACGTCCAGGGCGCTGTGGAGCCCGACGCCGCGGATGTCAACGAGACCTACAAGGTCCTTGTGGATGCCCTGGCGTCCCTGCGGCTGGCGTACCTGAGCGTGCTGCACAAGGACCCGACGAGCGAGCTCGTGCAGGACCTGCGCACACGCTTCGGCGGAACCTTCCTGCTGAACTCCGGTTTCGGTGTTCTCACGACCCGCGAGGAAGCTGTTGCCCTGGTTGCGGATGGGCACGCTGACGCAGTCGTCGTGGGACGGCCTGCCATCGCCAACCCGGACCTGGTCCGCCGCTGGCGCGAAGGACTCCCGACCAACGAGCCGGACCCGGCCACGTACTACACCGACGACGCCAAGGGCTACACGGACTACCCGGCGTACCAGAACTAATCAGCGCCCGGCGCCACGCGCACCACGGGACATGTCCAGCGGGAGCCGGTCACACCACTGGACATGTCACGCGGTAGCCACGAACAGTGGGCAGAACGCCATTCTGTCCACTGCTCGTGTCTAAGAATGGACATGTCCGGTGGGCGCAGGTGCCAAGAATGAGCATGTCCCTCGGGTGGACGTCGCGGCTGGCTCAGGACTTGGGGTGGCTGCACGAAGAATGCGCATGATCCGTGGGCGCAGATGCAAGGAATGAGCATGTCCCGCGGGAGCTACCCGCACCACTGGACATGTCCCGCGGGAGCCGGTCACACCACTGGACATGTTCCGCGGGAGCCACGAA
Proteins encoded in this region:
- a CDS encoding alkene reductase produces the protein MLFSPMTLGELELPNRLVMAPLTRVRSGKEGIPGPLVVEHYRQRASLGLIVSEGTYPSRAGQGFPGQPGLVTEEQLKGWANVTSAVHAEGGRIFAQVMHAGRVTHEDTNGGHEVVAPSAIAIDGQTRTYEGKKPFPVPRALSTTELPGIVQEFVTASLNAIGAGFDGVELHSANGYLLHEFLAPSSNQRDDVYGGSPANRARFVIEVARAVADAVGADRVGIRISPEHNVQGAVEPDAADVNETYKVLVDALASLRLAYLSVLHKDPTSELVQDLRTRFGGTFLLNSGFGVLTTREEAVALVADGHADAVVVGRPAIANPDLVRRWREGLPTNEPDPATYYTDDAKGYTDYPAYQN